The genomic segment CACCCGGGTCCATGCGTCGGCGGCGGCGATCGGGTTGTAGCGCGGTCCGGTGTCGTTGAAGAACGCATGATCGGCGTCGGGTTCGACGACGAGATCGTTGACCAGACCGGCCTGATCCAGCGCCGCCTTGGCGGCCGGCTCTGAGGACGTGACGCGTTGGTCGAGCGCACCGTACAAGCCGAGCACGGCCGCGTTCTTGGATCCGGCGAAGTTCGGGGAGTCGGGCAGCGGACCGTAGAAGGGCACGGCGGCGGCCAGTCGCGGTTCGCCGGCGGCCAGCAGCCGCCACACCAGTCCGCCGCCGAAGCAGAAGCCCACAGCGGCAAGCTTCTGGCCCGGTGTCCGGCGCGCGAGTTCGTCGAGTCCCGATCGGAGATCGGCGACGAAGCGTTCGGGTGCGATGGTGCCGAGTGCGGCGGTCGCGGCGGCCGGGTCGGTGAATGTCGCGGTGCCGCCCTCCTCGGAGAGCAGGTCGATCGCCAGGGCGGAGTAGCCGATCCCGGCCAGCCGGCCCGCGACGGTACGCACCCAGTCGTTGAGGCCCTTGTTCTCGTGGATGACCAGGACCGCGCCGCGCGGGGTGGCGGCCTCCGCCCACGCCCCCTGCAGTTGCCCGCCTCCGCCAGGCCAGGTGACCGGCGCCGTGGGTAGCGCGGCTGCCATTCCCGGGGGCGGTGCAGCCGACGTCGGCCCCGATGGCGACGTTGGGGACGACGATGCGGTGTTCGGTTTGTCGGTGGCGCATGCGGCGATCAGCGCGCTCGCGGCGGCGGTTCCGACACCCAGCAGCGCCAGTCGTCGCAGCGCATCGCGTCGGCTCAAGAGGCCGTCAACGTGATCCGTGGCAATCTCTTCGGCGATGTAGCGCTGTAATGGAGTCACCTAGGCGAGTATGCGCCCGCCAGTTAAGCGTGAGCTGAAGGCATGATCGTCACGGGAAGGGGAAGGCATGGCAGACCATGACGTACTACCCGGGTCAGAGGCGTTCGAACAGGTGGTCGCGCTGTTGGACTATCCGATGTTCGTAGTGACGACCCGGGTCGGCGATCAGCGCGCGGGTTGCCTGGTCGGTTTCAGCAGCCAGGTGTCGATCAATCCGTCCAGGTTTCTGGTCGGACTGTCGAAGAAGAACCACACCTATCGGGTCGCCGCGGACGGCGCGACCCATCTGGCCGTGCACCTGCTGGCCAAGGAACACAAGGAGTTGGCGCGGCTGTTCGGCAGCGAGACCGGTGACCGGGTGGACAAGTTCAGCCGCTGCGACTGGTGGGAGGGGCCCGACGGCCTGCCGATCCTCGCCGACGCCGCGGCATGGTTCGCCGGGCGCGTTCTGGAGCGGTTCGACCTGGGCGACCACGTCGGGCACCTGACCGAGCCGGAGGCCGGGGCCGCACCTGAGCAGTTCGGCGACCTGGTGACGTTCGCCGACGTCAAAGACCTCGAACCCGGTCATGAAGCCTGACCGGTTGGCGGGCCGGATCGCTGTCGTGGCCGGCGCAACGCGAGGCGCAGGCCGCGGAATCGCCGCCGCGCTCGGGGAGGCCGGCGCGACGGTCATCTGCACCGGCCGCAGCAGCATCAACGGTCGCGGCAGGTCCGATTACGACCGTCCGGAGACGATCGAAGAAACCGCAGCCCTGGTCGACGAACTGGGCGGAACGGGAGTGGCGATCCAGGTCGACCACTTGGAACCGGCGCAGGTCACCGCGTTGGCCGACCGAATCCGGTCGGAGTACGGCCACATCGACGTGCTGGTCAACGACATCTGGGGTGCCGAGATCCTCAAGGGGCCGCCGCCGCAGTGGGACCGCCCGATCTGGGAACACGACATCGCCGACGGACTGCGGATCCTTCGGTTGGGCATCGACACCCATCTGATCACCGCGCATGCCCTGTTGCCGTTGCTGGTCGAGCGACCGGGCGGCCTGCTGGTCGAAATGACTGACGGCACAGCCGAATACAACGCCGCGAACTACCGCATCTCGACGTTCTACGACGCGGTGAAATCCGCGGTCAACCGGCTGGCCTTCGCGCTCGGGCACGAGCTGACGTCCTATGGTGCGACGGCCGTGGCGGTCACGCCCGGCTGGTTGCGCTCGGAGATCATGCTCGAGCACTACGGCGTCACGGAAGAAACCTGGCGAGATGCGGACGCGCCGCCCGGCTTCGCCGAGTCGGAGTCGCCCCGTTTTGTCGGACGTGGAATCGCCGCGGTCGCGGCCGACGACGACAAGGCGCGGTGGCATCAGCGATCGGTGACGGCGGGTGAATTGGCACGCGAGTACGGGTTCACCGACCTCGACGGCCGACAGCCGGATGCCTGGGCAGTCATGTAGTAAACAGATCTGAAAAAGTGTCCACTAAATCGTTGACACTCGCGCAAGCAAACGGTTCTATTGAGGCTCGTGAGCTACGACACGATCATCCGCAACGGCCGCTGGTTCGACGGCACGGGCGCCCCATCCGGAATCCGTGACATCGGCATCAAGGACGGGCGCGTCGCGGTGGTCAGCCTTCGTCCACTCGACGTGACCGGCTGCGACGACGTCGTCGAGGCGGGCGGCAGGTGGGTGCTGCCGGGGATGGTCGACGTGCACACCCACTACGACGTCGAGGTGCTCGGTGGTCCGGGTCTGCCCGAGTCGGTGCGACACGGCGTCACCACCGTCCTGCTCGGCTCGTGCTCGCTGTCCACGATTCACGTCAACGGCAGCGACGCCGGCGACCTGTTCGGGCGGGTCGAGGCGATTCCGCGCGAGCACGTCATCACCGCCGTCGACAGCGCCAAGACGTGGACCACCGCCGAGGGATACGTCGAGGCCCTCGAGTCGCGGCCGCTGGGACCCAACATCGCGGCGTTCATCGGGCACTCCGATATGCGCACCGCCGTCATGGGATTGGATCGCGCCACCCGAAAAGACTTGCGGCCCAACGCCCGTCAGCAGGCCGAGATGGAGCGCATGCTGGCCGAGGCGCTGGACGCCGGATTCGTCGGGCTGTCCTCGCAGCAGCTGCTGTTCGACAAGATCGACGGCGAGACCTGCCGGTCGCGGACCCTGCCCTCCACGTACGCCAAGCCCCGCGAGTTACGCCGGCTGAAGTCACTGCTGCGCAAGCGTGGTCGTGTGTTGCAGTCCGGGCCCGATATCCAGAATCCGCTGAACCTGGTTTCTCAAGTGGCGCAGTCGATCCCGGCCCTTCGCGACAAGCTCAAGACCAGCCTGCTGTCGGCGGCCGACGTCAAGGCCAATCCGTTCGCGATCTGGATCATGGGTCCGCTGGCCAAGGCGGCCAACAAGCTGGGCGGCGACTTCCGCTGGCAGCATCTGCCGGTGCCGTTCGAGGTGTACGCCGACGGCATCGACCTGGTGGTGTTCGAGGAGTTCGGGTCGGGCGCCGCCGCGCTGCACCTGCGCGACGAAGTCGAGCGCAACGCCCTGCTGGCCGACGAGGAGTACCGGCGCCAGTTCCGCAAGGACTACGACAGCAAGTACGGGGTCCGGGTGTGGCACCGCGACTTCTTCGACGCCGAGATCGTCGCCTGCCCGGACGAATCCGTGGTGGGCAAGTCCTTCGGTCAGGTCGGCATGGAGCGCGGTGAACTGCACCCGGTCGACGCGTTCCTGGACCTGGTCCTCGAGCACGGCACCAAGCTGCGCTGGCGCACCACGATCTCCAACCACCGGCCCGAGGTGCTCAAGAAGCTCGCCCGCGACCCTGGCGTCCAGATGGGCTTCTCCGATGCCGGTGCGCACCTGCGCAATATGGCGTTCTACAACTACGGCCTGCGGCTGCTGCGCCATGTGCGCGACGCCGAGCGCAAGGGACGCCCGTTCATGTCCGTCGAGCAGGCCGTGCACCGGATGACCGGCGAGCTGGCCGACTGGTATCAGATTGACGCCGGCCACCTGCGCGTCGGCGACCGCGCCGACCTGGTGGTGGTGAACCCGAAGTACCTCGACAGCCACCTCGACGACTACGCCGAAGCGCCCGTCGAGCAGTACGCCAACCTGCCCCGAATGGTCAACCGCAACAACGACGCCGTCGAGCTGGTGCTGATCGGCGGGCGCGCGGTGGTCCGCGACGGCGAACCCACCCCAGTCCTCGGATCCGAGCGCACCGGCAGTTTCCTGCGGGTGGGCCGGACCACACCGGCGCCCGGAACCACGACGACGGAATCGGAGCTCGCACATGTCAATTGACACCTCGGCGGTACCCACGGAGGTCGCCCAGACCGTGCTGGGCATGTGGAAGGCGCTGTCGAACCGCGACTGGGAGACGCTGAAGACGTTCCTGTCCGACGACTGCATCTACGTCGACATGCCCGTCGGACCGATCGCGGCCGCGCGCGGCCCCGAGGACATCGTCAAGCGCCTCAAGATCGGGCTGGAGCCGTTGGCCGGCTACGAGAACCATGACGGCGTGCTGGTGAGCAACGGCGTGGACGCGATGTACGAGCACTCCGAGACGTGGACGTTCCGGACCGGTGAGCAGGGAGTGCTGCGCTTCGTCACGGTGCACAAGGTGCAGGACGGCAAGATCACGCTGTGGAAGGACTACTGGGACATGAACGGGCTGATCAGCTTCGCGCCGCCCACGTGGCTGGAGGATCTGGCCAGCGCCGACATGAGCTGGATGTTCGACGCGACCGGGCTGATCTGACCCCAGGCCGCCCGCGCGCCGCTAGTCTGAGCAGGCCGAACGATCGTCAGGAGGCAGGGATGCGCAGGATCGTCATCGGGTCGGTTGTGGTGTCCGGACTGCTGAGTGCGGTGATCCCGCTCGCCGCACCGGCGTCGGCCACCTCCTGCCACTCCCCGAGCTGCGTGCCCAACGTCGCGCAGAACGTCGTCGCCGGGATGCCGTGCACGCCGAGCCCGGGGTTCGTGTTCGGGTTCGACGCCGGAAAGAACACCCTCATCTGCGCGGCCAGCGGAGTGTGGATGTCGACCGGCCCACTGGTCGGCGAGGCGGCCAACTCACTGCCCTGCACCACACCCGGCACCACCGCACAGGAGCGGGTCGCCGGTGACGAATGGGAGCCGAAGGTCTACGGGGTGCCGCTGATCTGCACCGGGCCGGCCGACTGGGCGCACTGGACGCACTTCGCGCCGGCCTGACGAATCTGCCCGCACTATTGACGGCCCCGGCAAACGCGGCCGGGATTCTGTTGCCACACAGCATGTTCCCAGCGAATTTGATGGCACAGCCGCCGTGACATTTCGCTGGGGCAAATGTCGCCAATATTGCGAATTGTGATGTGAGCACGGCCATTTCGCTCACGGCCTCTCGCCAGCAAGGGAAACTCCCGGGCGGATCAGGGTCTGAAGTCGGGGCCGCACGGCCCGCGGCATGGCTCGAGTCGCCGCGATGATCACGGCCGGATAACTAGACAGCGAAGCTAAGTTAACGGTGCCTCCATTGCAAACGCAAGCAGATTTAATTGCACACGCACGTACTACTTACTTCGGGGTAAGTTTCGGATTTACTTTGCTAGTCGGCGCTCAATCCCGACTCGAAAGGGGCTCCAATGCACACCGCAATCCGTCCCTATGCCACCGCCGGCGTGGCCATATTTGGAGCGGCGGCCATCGCCGTCACTCCGATCTCCCCGATATCTGATCCAATTCACGTTGCAGCACAGCGTATTTCACATGCAGATGTAGGTCTGGTCGCACTCGTCGATCCAGTGACCGCCTACACCAACCTCGTAACCCACACCGTGGCCAGCCTCACTGGACTCGCGAACGAGATCGCCGCTGATCCGTTGCCCATCCTTACCGCGATGCTGGGCAACAGCCTGGGTAACGCCCAGATTCTCGGCGACGCATTCAACAACGCGGGAGTCGCGCTGTCCGACCAGCTGAAGGCCTTGCCCGCGGCGCTGCAAACTGCGATCACCCAGCTGCGAAACGGTCAGGTCAGTGATGCGATCGTCGGAGTCTTCAGTACCGGCCTCGGGCTGGTGCTCGGTCCGGCCCTTCCGCTGATCGGCGGAGTGCTGCCGGTCATCCAGAACATGGTCGCCAACGTCAACGACGTCGTCCAGAACGCGCTGCCGATCGCGGTGGCCTCCGCGGCCCTCGCGCCGCTCTACCCAATCAACGCCACCGTGTCGGCCTTCGCGGCACTGGCGCAGAACGTCGTCGACTCGGTGTCGTCACGAGATTTCGTATCGGTGGTCGAGGACTTCGTCAGCGCGCCCGCAGTGTTGACCGACGCGTTCCTCAACGGATTCCCAGGCGGCCCAACGGGATTCGCAGATCCGGCCGGCGGCCTTTTATCCGGCGCCGCCGTCGGCTTCGGGACCGTCGAGAACCTGCTTCAGGCGGCCAAGGCCATCGCGACACAGCTGACCCGGCCGGGTCCACCCGCGACCTTCACACTCGCACTGCCCCACCTGACGCCGAAGGCCAGCGCTGCCAAAGCGACCCTGGCGCCGGTGGCCGAGAAAAGTGCCGCCCCGTCAGCAAGCAGGACTTCGGCGGGCAAGTCATCGACCGGTCACGCCAAGACGCCGGCCAAGGGCAAAGGCAAGGGCACTGCCGGGTCCAAGCGCGCGGCGAAGGCGCGGGGCTAGCGACCCGGACGTCGGTCGCTAGCGGCGCGCGGCGGGGTCGACTTCGCCGCCACGCGACGGCTGCCCCCGGTCCCCACCGCGCGGGACGGCGACGCCCGCTTGCTAGGCGAGACTGCGGTGGATTTCACCGTGCGCTTACGGTCGAACACCGGCTGCCCGTTCCGATCGACCAACGCGCCTCCCGGGGCGAGATGAGGACCGGCGTCCGGAGTCAATTCTGAGTAGCCCAGAGCAATCATCGGTGTCAGCATTTTGTCCAGTACCGCAACCGATTTCGGAAAGAAGGGTTCCAGCAGGTGGGTCAGCGCAGGCTCCTGCTGGATGGTGTAGGTGGTGGTAGTGCCGCCCTTGGCATTCGTGCTTGTGGTGATGTTCTCGGGCGGCACCTCACCGTTGAGCACCATCTGGGCGGCTCTGCCGTAGTGGTCGGTGCCGTGGTACACCATCGCCCCGGCCAACGCGTTGAGATCGGCGAGCAGGTGCCATGGCCGGTCGGGGAAACTGGCGATCGCGTCGTACTGCAGCTTGATCACGGTGATGTTGTAGGGGGTGACCGGTACTGGCTCGGTGACACCGCCGGTGAGCAGTTCGCGGCTGCCGGTGGGCAGGTATGAGAACAAGCCACCCGTTCGAGACGGGTCTGCGAGCACCATGAACTGCAGCTGCGAGGGGTCCGGTGCCGCCGGATCGTCGGCGAGTTTGCGCAGTTCCTCGTCGACGACCAACGAAC from the Mycolicibacterium crocinum genome contains:
- a CDS encoding N-acyl-D-amino-acid deacylase family protein, producing MSYDTIIRNGRWFDGTGAPSGIRDIGIKDGRVAVVSLRPLDVTGCDDVVEAGGRWVLPGMVDVHTHYDVEVLGGPGLPESVRHGVTTVLLGSCSLSTIHVNGSDAGDLFGRVEAIPREHVITAVDSAKTWTTAEGYVEALESRPLGPNIAAFIGHSDMRTAVMGLDRATRKDLRPNARQQAEMERMLAEALDAGFVGLSSQQLLFDKIDGETCRSRTLPSTYAKPRELRRLKSLLRKRGRVLQSGPDIQNPLNLVSQVAQSIPALRDKLKTSLLSAADVKANPFAIWIMGPLAKAANKLGGDFRWQHLPVPFEVYADGIDLVVFEEFGSGAAALHLRDEVERNALLADEEYRRQFRKDYDSKYGVRVWHRDFFDAEIVACPDESVVGKSFGQVGMERGELHPVDAFLDLVLEHGTKLRWRTTISNHRPEVLKKLARDPGVQMGFSDAGAHLRNMAFYNYGLRLLRHVRDAERKGRPFMSVEQAVHRMTGELADWYQIDAGHLRVGDRADLVVVNPKYLDSHLDDYAEAPVEQYANLPRMVNRNNDAVELVLIGGRAVVRDGEPTPVLGSERTGSFLRVGRTTPAPGTTTTESELAHVN
- a CDS encoding flavin reductase family protein → MADHDVLPGSEAFEQVVALLDYPMFVVTTRVGDQRAGCLVGFSSQVSINPSRFLVGLSKKNHTYRVAADGATHLAVHLLAKEHKELARLFGSETGDRVDKFSRCDWWEGPDGLPILADAAAWFAGRVLERFDLGDHVGHLTEPEAGAAPEQFGDLVTFADVKDLEPGHEA
- a CDS encoding PE-PPE domain-containing protein, which codes for MKALGVLLSATFAALAVALAPFGHADIAIWVPGAGAAGSPNWDVMRRVPAGYTLEELDYPDGLWPWTGLNSSTGEQSIAAGTPLLDTMISTALGQGKVIVIGESLGSLVVDEELRKLADDPAAPDPSQLQFMVLADPSRTGGLFSYLPTGSRELLTGGVTEPVPVTPYNITVIKLQYDAIASFPDRPWHLLADLNALAGAMVYHGTDHYGRAAQMVLNGEVPPENITTSTNAKGGTTTTYTIQQEPALTHLLEPFFPKSVAVLDKMLTPMIALGYSELTPDAGPHLAPGGALVDRNGQPVFDRKRTVKSTAVSPSKRASPSRAVGTGGSRRVAAKSTPPRAASDRRPGR
- a CDS encoding limonene-1,2-epoxide hydrolase family protein; translated protein: MSIDTSAVPTEVAQTVLGMWKALSNRDWETLKTFLSDDCIYVDMPVGPIAAARGPEDIVKRLKIGLEPLAGYENHDGVLVSNGVDAMYEHSETWTFRTGEQGVLRFVTVHKVQDGKITLWKDYWDMNGLISFAPPTWLEDLASADMSWMFDATGLI
- a CDS encoding dienelactone hydrolase family protein, whose protein sequence is MTPLQRYIAEEIATDHVDGLLSRRDALRRLALLGVGTAAASALIAACATDKPNTASSSPTSPSGPTSAAPPPGMAAALPTAPVTWPGGGGQLQGAWAEAATPRGAVLVIHENKGLNDWVRTVAGRLAGIGYSALAIDLLSEEGGTATFTDPAAATAALGTIAPERFVADLRSGLDELARRTPGQKLAAVGFCFGGGLVWRLLAAGEPRLAAAVPFYGPLPDSPNFAGSKNAAVLGLYGALDQRVTSSEPAAKAALDQAGLVNDLVVEPDADHAFFNDTGPRYNPIAAADAWTRVQDWFSRYLA
- a CDS encoding SDR family oxidoreductase; protein product: MKPDRLAGRIAVVAGATRGAGRGIAAALGEAGATVICTGRSSINGRGRSDYDRPETIEETAALVDELGGTGVAIQVDHLEPAQVTALADRIRSEYGHIDVLVNDIWGAEILKGPPPQWDRPIWEHDIADGLRILRLGIDTHLITAHALLPLLVERPGGLLVEMTDGTAEYNAANYRISTFYDAVKSAVNRLAFALGHELTSYGATAVAVTPGWLRSEIMLEHYGVTEETWRDADAPPGFAESESPRFVGRGIAAVAADDDKARWHQRSVTAGELAREYGFTDLDGRQPDAWAVM